A DNA window from Nitrospirota bacterium contains the following coding sequences:
- a CDS encoding cupin domain-containing protein, translated as MAKERRIFSIAEFTRPSIDKPIRSVIQETEESLVIVWHVGPGQEISAHVHPHGQDIWTVISGTAEYYQGVGLSAHLKSGEIAIAEPGQVHGAMNTGSEPFIFISVVAPKNAGYESAEK; from the coding sequence ATGGCAAAAGAAAGAAGGATATTCTCTATTGCGGAATTTACCCGTCCGTCAATTGATAAACCAATCCGGTCAGTAATACAGGAGACCGAGGAATCATTGGTTATAGTCTGGCATGTCGGCCCTGGGCAGGAAATATCTGCACATGTCCATCCACACGGACAGGATATATGGACGGTTATTTCAGGTACAGCAGAGTATTATCAGGGAGTGGGGTTGTCGGCACACCTTAAATCAGGAGAAATTGCAATTGCCGAACCGGGACAGGTACATGGAGCAATGAACACCGGCTCAGAGCCTTTTATATTTATCTCTGTTGTTGCACCTAAAAATGCCGGTTACGAATCGGCTGAAAAATAA